The following is a genomic window from Lagenorhynchus albirostris chromosome 2, mLagAlb1.1, whole genome shotgun sequence.
AAAACTGTGAAAGGAACGCCAAGCCCCAGCACACGTTTAGCAATCTAGAACTCCCAGCTCTCTGCCTCCTCAGTTTAGGCTTTACCCTAAACCTCTTTGTTCCCTGATTAGATCCAGACGGATGCCTCAGATTTCAGAAACAAGGCAGGAACAGCATTGTTGTCATGAGGGTCAGCCTTGGCCGATAAGACTCCCTGCCATTAATACCCAGCAAAGACGCACAAGAAATTCACATGAAGAGTAAGAACAGGGAAGGGTTAGTCTACCCTGAATTgttttttttcaccatttaggaTTGGAAGCCCCTAAAACTTATTGGGTCAATTCATACTGCCAAACAAAGAATATTATAATAATGGGTTTATTCTCTTCCTTATTGTTTTGGAGTCGAGGGTGTTCAGCAGCCACTGTTTGCTCAAGAAGAGTGTAAACAGGACTTGCTGACGCCCGTGGCCAACATAGATGACTCTTAAGCCACTTTCACTCCGGCATGGGGTGTGGATCTAATGGTAAAGAAGCTGAATGGGAAAGAGAGTTAGATAACTctaatttgtgttttatttgtattttctctttcagtcCTCAAAGCAATCTTTTTTGAGGTAGGTGTTATTGAAATACCAATTCTACAGATCCAAAACCTGGGTGGTAAGTAACAGGCAGGGACTGGAACCCTGGTATGTTGAGTTCCACAGCTTTCCACTGCCCTCAGCTTATGCTCTGTGGCAAGGCCTTTTGCTTAGGCAAATGCCAATCATTTAAAAAGGACTAAAGGCAAAATTTCTACACAAGTTAGAGCTCTCAAGTATCAatattcttccctccctcccaagcAAGATGATACAAAGTGTTTAATTTCTTAACCGGCTCGGCTCGTATTTTCCATAGTGGACAAACATATCAACAAGAAGTGGTAGTTGAACTGTAAGATTGTTACCTTCCGCACAGGGGAAGTCCTATGTTGGATTCTTAGGCAAGTGAGTTTGCTTGATGGAACTCACTTGGTTGGTTAGACCACAGGCCACCAAGGCCAGTAAGCAACACTTACTGACAAAATCATCCTGTTCCCAGCCATCTTTAAAACAGGTCATACAGTGACTGGGTGAAAATGTGGATGGCCCAGGGCAGGACACTGCTGGTACTGATACAAGTTACAAAAATTTCCACTGACTGGGGTCACTTGTTCATATTCATGAATGAAGTGAAGTATCTTTATTCACACAaaaattctcttctctcttcccacccccCTCACTTCTTCATGATCTGTTTTGTCATAGATGGTCTAATGGTTAGAATACCGTCATAATAATACATTTCCATATGGGACGGGGTTATGGTTGCTAATCACTAGTTAACCATgacaatttataaataatatttcaacCTCTCAAAACCTTAGCCAAGTATGACATTTCAGATTAATTGTACAGGGCTAGACTCAACGTATTACAAAGTCTTTCATATTTCACGTAGATAACAACTTTATTTGCCTTCTGCCATGAAGTTCTTGTAAATATGTTGTTGCTGCGTCTGccatatggtttttaaaaagttactcagAACACAACCAATTATTGTTATTTCAATACCATAGAAACTACTGAGTTTTGTTACTCCTTTTTTGTATCCCTCCAAAAGAATGTTCAAAGGCATTTTTGGTTGGAAGACATTCACTACTTATTCTCTGAATTATGTAGGCAACATTTTAGAAACACCTTGAAAAAGACTTACGACATATGTCAGCAAAAGTCCAGAGAAGGAAAGTAGAGATTGGCTGAAAGTGAGATACTACAGAACTCAAAGTCTGGCCAAAGGTGGGTCATGCACTGTCAGGTACACTAAAGAAAGCACACCGGCGGAGGCAAACTATAAACAGGATCCACATTTAGCAGCCCACAAGGAAACTGGATGTTTAATACCAAGGGAAGAGAGGTGATGGGATCCTTCAGTCCCCCTTGCAGACCTCCCATTTTCATACTTTCTTGAAGCCATGATAAAATCACAAGGATTCCCACTTCGATCCATTATTTTCCGTTGGCCTTCCAAACTCCTTTCTTACCCCACTTCTCCCTTTTCCCACTTTCTATTTTGCCCCTCTGTACATAATCTTTTGTTTTCAACCACTTTTAAGGTAATTTCATCCCAGCTGGGAAACAACCCATGTCTTCTCCTTCCCTCATTCCCAAGTCCAGGCACTCAGGTCCCTCCTGAGGTCCTTGGAGCTGGGACCTTTCCCCTGAGCTCAGCAGCCCAAGCTGTGAGGCTGATCTGTTTCGTGAGTCCTCCAGTGGGCTGGCTTCTCCATGACGCCAGTctactcctcttcctcccccaccccccatccccaaaGAAACCTAAACTCCGTGGCTTCTGAAACTGTCTTGCGTGGGTCCCAAGATCCCTGCCGAGATCCAAGATTTTCTGACCTAAGTGGGGTCGGGTCGGGAGGAGAGTACCTCTTTGCAGGCGTGAAGCTCCGGTCCCGCTCCCTGAGTCACCTGGAAGGTGGTCCCAACCCAGAGCAGCAGCCGCAGAAGCCGGAGTGTGCGCGGCTCGGTtcttcccctgcccctggcaGAGGGATGGAGGCTGTGCCCAGGCTCAGCCATAGTGTTGTTCTGAGCGAGCGGCAGCAGCGGTTCAGGTGCTGCGGCTGCAGCTACTGCTGGAAGAAGGCGgaaaaaaaggggagggaggTTCTCAGGGGGGAGGATGCAAGGGGCTGGGCTCGCTTCAGTCACCTCCCTGCGGCTACGCCTAGGCAGcccatccttcctcctccctccttcctcttctcctcctcctaccCACGTCGCCTTGGCAACCGCCTCCTCGTTCCCTCCGCGCGGGTGGGGCACCGGACCACTAGCTCCTCTGCAGCTCACCTGCCGGTCGCCATGGCAGCCGCCGCCACTGGCGCGCGCGGCGTGGGAATGCGAGTGCCCAGGGTCTGCAACCGTCCCAACAGGCGCTCACAGGGCTCGTGTAAGGAACGCGGTGGAAACAACCTCCAAGCCATCGCCACCAAATTCATTATTTCGTAGCCATTGGCTACTTATGAACACCTCTAATTTTGCAGACGTGGCGTTCTATGTATACTTATTAAGCACCTCCTATGTGTGAAGCGATAGTAAAATGATTGAGATGCCGTCTCTTCTCCAGAGCTTATAGCCTGGAAGAGTGGCCCCGGCACGTGTCACCTACTCTAACAGCCTCTTCTGGAGATCTTACTTCCACCCCGCCAAATCCATCTGTGCCTTTACAACCGGCGCTATGCTAAGCCCTGAGACTCCTTTAAGCAAGGAGAGTTTGCCTTAGCCGGCAATTTTCCAAGCACGACACCTGGACTCTTCCGTCTCTTGACATCCCCATTCTCTCATCGCTTTGAGAAATCCTTTGGTTAGATGCCAGGAGGAAGGACATTTCTGGGCCACCTTTTAGGAATACTTTCTTTAACTGAAGTCTTTTGCAGAAGACCTGTTCGGCGTTTTTCACCGAAGTCTCACGAGTGCCAATCCAGGGCTCCCCGGTACACTCAGCGGCGCTTTCCCTCTGCGTTCCCAGTAGTTTCTTCCCGAGGGGCCTCCCGCGTTGGACCGCCAGGTGGCGCCATTCTCGGAGGGAATTCGCCTCAGTCATAGACGGCGGGGTAGTTGCCTGGCAACTGAAATTGGGCGTGCCAAACAATTGGGACCCCGGCTCCTCCGCGTGCAAGATTGTGAGCGgctgcgcgggcctctcatcacTCTTAAGAGTGTCTCGCTCGGCATTTTACCATGCCTCTCACCCGAGACCCTTTCCAGCATCCTACGTTGGAAAACGATGATTCCTACTTGGGAAAACTGCGGGCTTCCAAGGTACTGAGGTTTCTTGCGCAGATTCCCAGTAGGGTCGACCGCACTCTTCTTTCTGTCGGCGCGACAGGAAGAGATGGTAACTTAAAGGACTATGGTGAGGACACTGAGTCAGGTACCGGAGAAGTCTGTTCTCTGCCTTCCTCCATGTCCCCATATTCAGGTCTGCCAACATTTCACAGGTGCTTTTGAGCAGAGGCAAGTGGAGTTCTAGTCCAGAGGAACAAGAGGCACTCACAGCCCTAAGCAATGATTGCCAAAATGGGGCTTACCCAGGCCCAGGTTCCACTTTTCTCGTAGAAGTATTTGAGATGTTTGAAGTGGTGAAAAATAAGGTGAACTAAATGGTAATTGTGGCTTAATAACAAAATCAAAGCACTCCCTtttgtttattcaacatttattatttactgtATGCCGGGCACTCTGCTAAAAACTGAGGATGTATAGACACATTAGATTAGCTCCTGTTCTCAGGGAAATCTAGTATAAAAGCCAGACtgacaacagcaacagcaaaagtGCTTGCACAGCAGCACATGTGTTGTGACAGTTATATGTGGTTTCTCATGggaaacaggagcttaaaggaaAGCCTCCCAGAGCAGGTGAGTTTTGACATTCAAATATGAGTCAGCTGgaccaggggagggaggaggtggaatGTAAGTTAGGAGGAAGGAAACAGGAACCAGACATTCAAGGCAAAGGGAGCAGCAGGTGCACATACATGGAGAGGAGGATGAGGGTGGCCTCTTTGGGACCAAAGAGTCCAAAGTGGCTGAAGCGTTGGTGTGAAATGGAGGAGTGGAGAGGGTGGAAGCTGGAGAGGTGACCCTCCTGGGGGTGGGTGTGCTGTGTACAGCATGCTAGTGAGCTAGGTTTTCATCCTGGGGGATCATCTCAGGACTGTAAGTACTGCAGTGGCATACTAGATGGGTGTTGTAGAAAGCACAAGTGGCAGTGGATTGGACAGGATGTTAGTGCGACAAGAGGGATCAGCTACGAGGCTGGTGCAGCGATCTCCAGGAGGAGTAACGGATGTACAGCAGTGATGCAGGGGATGGCGGTAAGATGCAAAGGGCAGGACTGATGGGACTTTGTGGCTGACTGGACATGGGTTCAAGAGAGTGGATGAGTCAGGGAGAGCTTTCTGAGGGCTTACCTGATACCATTTACTGAATGAGGCATCCAGGGAAAGCAAGTTTGGGGAGAAAGATGTTGAGATCAGTTATGTAGCTGTTGTTTTCGTGGTGCCTGTGGGACATTTCCATAGAGATGAAGAGTAGGCAACCTGGTTGAGAGCTGTGGGTTGAAAATGTCTGGAAGCCACAGTATTCATCTGGTGGTTGAAGGTATAGGAGAGAATGAACTCATCCAGTGAATGTGAGAGTCAGAAAGGCAGAGACAACCCCCCTGGAGAATACCACtaagggacagagggagaaagcagagctgagaagGAAGCTGAGAAGTAATAGCCAGAGGTAGGAGGAGAACCCGGAGGATCTGGACCCACATAGGATGGAGAGAACATTTCGTGGAATCAGAGTCGTGGTGCAGAAACCGCAGAGGTCAGAAGGTCAGGACTGGAAAGGATCCACCTGACCTAGCCACAAATGTCAGTGGTCACCAGCAAGAGTAGTTTCAGTGGGTGCTTGAGGCAGAGGCCAGACAGCAGTGGGCAGAAGAGGGAATGGGAACGGGGAGGAAGTGGAGGTGGCAAGTGTTGACTCTTTAAGAAGGCTGGCTCGGTAGGAAAGGTCATGGAGTGGGTAGCTAGACAGTGACGAAGGAATGAGGAGAAGCTGGGTACAGGGGCTGGCAGGATAGCACAGGGCCCTAAAGCACCAGGAAGGGCTGGGTTCAGGGAAGGGTGATGCTTGAATAAAAGGGACTTCCCTTTCTCTGAGATGGAAGGAAAATGGATGTGAAGATGGCACTCACGCTCGACAGGCTCGACTTTCTCAGTGAAAGACCGTCTCAGCCTTCTGCTTATAGAGGCTTATGCAGCCTTCGAGGAATGGGAAGAGAGCTGCCTGTGCTTGCATCATATGTATTTGTagttttcccatttcctttttcatctttcttggTGACAGTATACTGCCTGGTTCACACCACTCAATTAATGCCTAATTGAGCTGAGTCACACAGCACTGTGTTATAtacaggggaggaggagggttcCTACATCCAATAGGTTGAACGAGATTTCTACTAGGTTGTAGTTGTACCCACTGGAACTCAGTCATTGATTCAATCAATATTTCATTTTAGAACACCATATGTTAGGTcgctgtgctaggcactggggatacagtggtgaatagTATGGCATTTTACATGTAATGAAGAAATCAGCTGTGTGCTTTTCATATTCGTACTTGTGGGGTTTTAATTAGAGGACTGAACAtccaatgaacttttttttttttccaatgaacTTTTTGACATTCCTGCAGACACAATGACCCTTCCCTGCTTACTGAAATTTTCTCACCTGCCTAGACACGGCTCTCTCCTGATTCTCTTGTCTCTGActgctcccaccaccacccccattatAATACTGTGCAGTCCTCATGAACCGCCTCTTCCTTGTTGGTCAGACGCCTTTTTGCAGGCTTCAACCACCACTTCAGGGGGATGACCCCCAGATCTCTACTACTTGTTCTGAGCTCTCCTCCAACAACTGCACACCTCCAATTTCCTACCTGTTAATTGCATTAGGAtatcttctctcttcttcaaGCTCAGGACTTCTAAACCTGAGCTCATCTtgcctctctgctccccaccctTCACCTCCTGTCCCACTTCACCCCTTTCCCTGTATTCCTGGCCCATTTCTGTCAGTTCTGAGATTGAAAACTTAGGAAGATCAGAAGCCTGGGAGTCTTGCCccatttcattcttctcttttagATGTTTGCGATTCAGTTAAAATGGGATGGGATAAGGGGATGGATGTCACTGACGCTATCACATCAGCAAGGCCTCTGGTAACCAGGGGTCGATGTGGTTTCTCTTTTGCAGAAACTGCCATATAAGAACCCAACTCACCTTGCTCAGCAACAGGAACCCTGGTGTCGACTCAGCTCAACTCCCACAATCACGTCCATGAGGCaggctgtttatttttttgatcctGAGGTACCTAGCATTGAAATGCTATTTCTCCTTATATCCACTTAGGACTAATTAATATCCTTTTTGAAAGGTAGTCTGTCCCTGACTACCTTAGCATCTTTATCTTGTCCCCAATCCAAGATCCTACCAAATCTAAAACCAAATACCAACTTATCAACTTCCTCTGGGATGTCAGAAGGCTTGGGTTTTGCTGCAGTTGATTATCTGGAGCAAATCATTCTCTCACCAGACTTCTCATTATAACCATGAATGAGGTAAGGCCCGTTAAGCTCAAGTCCAGGACAATATAGTGGTTCTCATGTCTCCAGGAGAGCTCCCCACTCCTTAGACCTAACCATGAGACAATTCTTTATGGACAAGAGTTAAGAAGTCATCATGTATAGTAATTTGGTAAGTAGGGAGTTGGTGGATCTCAGGCCCAGAAAGGGTTCACTCTGCTTTGGGGCAAGAGTAGAGCCCAACAGAACCCGACTAGAGCAGGTGCAAATGTGGCAAGTTAATCCTGGGAGTGGCGGGGTTGGCTTCCTCCGTAGATACCGAAGGATGATCTGGATTTCCGATTAGCAGCCTTGTACAACCACCACACAGGGACGTTCAAGAGCAAAAGTGAGACACTGATACACCAGGAGACCATTCAGGATGCCCATGGGTAAGTGGTGGAGGCGGAGCCTCTCCCTAAGTACAATGCCAATCAAGTAAGGTAAAGTGTCATCTGGGAAATAACAATCAATAGGTTCTTGTTTCTAtagatttctgttattttttacttctgtaatacaagttctgtttttttattttctaagatgaACAGAGATCTTCCAGGATTGTGCTCATCTGTAGCACAAAATCTTTGGTTCATTCCAGAGGGTAAAAAGGGCCTTcagctgctttattttatttttatttatttttttttttgcggtacacgggcctctcactgttgtggcctctcccgttgcggagcacaggctccggacacgcaggctcagcagccatggcttacgaacccagccgctccgcggcatgtgggatcttcccggaccggggcacgaacccgtgtcccctgcatcggcaggcagactgtcaaccactgcgccaccagggaagcctcagctgCTTTAAGGTTGCATGCAACTCTTTCCCTCCTTACCTTTCTTCTCCTGATTGATTTCACTCTCCCGTGTTCTTCCCCACACCATCTTCTAGAATCAAGATCCAATTCTCTGGAGAATCTTTATCCCCTCCCCAGCCACCCGCCATCACTTCCCAAGCTAACATCAGACACTGGATCAACCCTAAGAAGGAGTCTATTCACAGCATCCAGGGATCCATAGGTAAGGGTCAGAAGACTgaggggtgggaggcagatggATGGTGCAAGAGTTTTTCTAAATGGTCACAGGAATCAGGGAGTTGAGGTGATTGGCTATTAGGGAACATCAGGGATAACTGAGAGTCTGGCACATATCAGACTAAAACCAGGGGACATGCTGACTGTAGAGCTAGGAAATGAATTCAGTTTTTCAGAGCCACTACCTCAGCCTTAGGTCTAGCGGACAAAAATTTTCAGCAAAGGGCAGAAACCGGGGAGTGAAAGACCTATAGCTACCTCCCATTAGTCCTCTATAtgccagtttcctcagctgttaGAAACTTCTCCATTGTCCCCATAAATGTATGGGCGACAAGTTCCCAGAAAAGGCAAAGGATCTGAAATTCACAGCCCactccctcttctctttcctccacagTGTCCCCTCACACTGCAGCCAGCAATGGAGGATATTCCCGAAAGACTGATGGTGGCTTCTTCTCCACCTAAGTGTTGACGGGCCCCTGGACTAATTAATCATAGTGGAACATCCTGCCGCCCATCTCCATGAAATAGATTTGTGTAAGATGAAGCCTGGAGTATCTGTTACCCATGGACTACCAGTTGCCACATGACTACTCTTAAAATATGGAAGTTTCTCAACTTCTAGAAACTAATCCTGTTGGGCATATTTGCAACTCGGAAAGTCATCTTGCTGAAAAGATACAGATTTAGGACAGAACAGCACTGTTTTTGGCAGGAGACAGGTATTCACATTTTGTGAACTGGAGTCATTCGAACCATATCCATTCAACATTtcttgcaaactttttttttttttgtggtatgtgggcctctcactgttgtggcccctcccgttgcagagcacaggctccggacgcacaggctcagcggccatggctcacggggcccagccgctccgcggcacattggagcctcccagaccggggcacgaacccgtgtcccctgcactggcaggcggactctcaaccactgcgccaccagggaagaccctcttGCAAACTTTATGTGTCAGGTACTGAGCTAAGTGTTGGGAAAGCAAGAATGGACATAGTCCATTCTCTTGAGCTTACAAACACTAATTTTAGTAGCTCTTTGTGGCATTAACACTTATGCTGAGGTCACGCTTAACAGATTTCAGACCTTCTGGATTTAGTCATTTGCTGAGCTCTACTTTTCCATGAGGGCTCCATCTCCCTGGCTCCTTGCCATTGTTCATTCTCTTAACTCTGCTACTGTCTCCTTGCCTGGGAGtcaattctcttttctttgccttGATTTGTGCTGTGATATATAGCCCCCTATTCTTGGAAACAGCGTTCAACAACCTGATCCTAGGG
Proteins encoded in this region:
- the CFAP276 gene encoding cilia- and flagella-associated protein 276 isoform X2, whose amino-acid sequence is MPLTRDPFQHPTLENDDSYLGKLRASKIPKDDLDFRLAALYNHHTGTFKSKSETLIHQETIQDAHGIKIQFSGESLSPPQPPAITSQANIRHWINPKKESIHSIQGSIVSPHTAASNGGYSRKTDGGFFST
- the CFAP276 gene encoding cilia- and flagella-associated protein 276 isoform X1 translates to MPLTRDPFQHPTLENDDSYLGKLRASKKLPYKNPTHLAQQQEPWCRLSSTPTITSMRQAVYFFDPEIPKDDLDFRLAALYNHHTGTFKSKSETLIHQETIQDAHGIKIQFSGESLSPPQPPAITSQANIRHWINPKKESIHSIQGSIVSPHTAASNGGYSRKTDGGFFST